One region of Triticum aestivum cultivar Chinese Spring chromosome 6B, IWGSC CS RefSeq v2.1, whole genome shotgun sequence genomic DNA includes:
- the LOC123137977 gene encoding galactan beta-1,4-galactosyltransferase GALS1, producing the protein MKKKDAGGGGGGGGGALVAVPCVDIKLFVASLAFLTLFVALWQLQPYGSLLAAARSSASAPPCALPLATTSAAAASNINNTEVHSANSTSSNAATKGAPVATSAPATAAVAAVPMRLAKPAPRTEDPNTNKPVLTRPPVSAAARTEDPSTNKPVLTRPHVSAAARTEDPNTNKPVLPRPHVSSAARAEQPNTNKPVLPRPHVTAAARAEEPKRPVPRPSGSAAVRLEDPKRPVLRPYGSAAALFVQMGAYRGGPRTFAIVGLASKPTHVFGTPYFKCEWQPNPSAADPAPPAVRTKAYKILPDWGYGRVYTTVVVNCTFPSNPNAANAGGRLLVHAYHSTASRRYERFVALEEAPGAYDEAIFSPPFQYDYLYCGSSLYGNLSASRMREWVAYHAHLFGPRSHFVFHDAGGVSPEVRAVLDPWIRAGRITVQDIRAQAEFDSYYYNQFLVVNDCLHRYRHAANWTFFFDVDEYLYLPNGQALDQVLGKLSGYTQFTIEQNPMSTKLCVKNPRNDYSREWGFEKFVFRNSITRVRRDRKYAIQARNAYATGVHMSQNVYGRSTHKTEALIRYYHYHNSINVLGEPCQEFVPRPGGGRKVTFEGVPYVYDDAMKRLAGEIRRFENQTIGSSLT; encoded by the exons ATGAAGAAGAAAGACgcgggaggtggcggtggcggtgggggTGGAGCGCTCGTCGCCGTCCCGTGCGTGGACATCAAGCTCTTCGTCGCCTCGCTCGCCTTCCTCACGCTCTTCGTCGCGTTGTGGCAGCTCCAGCCCTACGgctccctcctcgccgccgcccgctcctccgCATCCGCGCCCCCCTGCGCCCTTCCCCTCGCCACaacctccgctgccgccgccagcaACATCAACAACACTGAGGTTCACTCCGCCAACTCGACGTCCTCCAACGCAGCTACCAAGGGCGCACCGGTGGCGACGTCGGCTCCGGCCacggccgccgtcgccgctgttCCGATGCGGTTGGCGAAGCCGGCGCCGCGGACGGAGGACCCGAACACGAACAAGCCGGTGCTCACTCGGCCGCCCGTAAGCGCGGCGGCGCGGACGGAGGACCCGAGCACGAACAAGCCGGTGCTCACTCGGCCGCACGTAAGCGCCGCGGCGCGGACGGAGGACCCGAACACGAACAAGCCGGTGCTCCCTCGACCGCACGTAAGCTCGGCGGCGCGGGCGGAGCAGCCGAACACGAACAAGCCGGTGCTCCCTCGGCCGCACGTAACCGCGGCGGCGCGCGCGGAGGAGCCGAAAAGGCCGGTGCCCCGGCCGTCCGGCAGCGCGGCGGTGCGCCTGGAGGACCCGAAAAGGCCGGTGCTCCGGCCGTACGGCAGCGCGGCGGCGCTGTTCGTGCAGATGGGCGCGTACCGGGGCGGGCCGCGGACGTTCGCCATCGTGGGGCTGGCGTCTAAGCCCACCCACGTGTTCGGCACCCCCTACTTCAAGTGCGAGTGGCAGCCCAACCCGAGCGCCGCTGACCCGGCGCCGCCCGCCGTCCGGACCAAGGCCTACAAGATCCTGCCGGACTGGGGGTACGGCCGCGTCTACACCACCGTCGTCGTCAACTGCACCTTCCCCTCCAACCCCAACGCGGCCAACGCCGGCGGCAGGCTGCTCGTCCACGCCTACCACTCCACGGCCTCCCGCCGGTACGAGCGCTTCGTGGCGCTGGAGGAGGCGCCGGGCGCCTACGACGAGGCCATCTTCAGCCCGCCGTTCCAGTACGACTACCTCTACTGCGGCTCCTCGCTCTACGGCAACCTCAGCGCCAGCCGCATGCGCGAGTGGGTGGCCTACCACGCGCACTTATTCGGGCCCAGGTCGCACTTCGTCTTCCACGACGCCGGCGGCGTCAGCCCGGAGGTGAGGGCGGTGCTGGACCCGTGGATCAGGGCGGGGCGGATCACGGTGCAGGACATCCGGGCGCAGGCCGAGTTCGACAGCTACTACTACAACCAGTTCCTGGTGGTGAACGACTGCCTGCACCGGTACCGGCACGCCGCCAACTGGACCTTCTTCTTCGACGTCGACGAGTACCTCTACCTGCCCAACGGCCAGGCTCTGGACCAGGTGCTCGGCAAGCTCTCGGGCTACACGCAGTTCACCATCGAGCAGAATCCCATGTCCACCAAGCTCTGCGTCAAGAATCCGAGGAATGATTACTCAAG GGAATGGGGATTCGAGAAGTTCGTGTTCCGGAACTCGATCACGAGGGTCCGGCGCGACCGCAAGTACGCGATCCAGGCGCGGAACGCGTATGCGACCGGGGTGCACATGTCGCAGAACGTGTACGGGAGGTCGACGCACAAGACGGAGGCCCTCATCAGGTACTACCACTACCACAACTCCATCAACGTGCTGGGGGAGCCCTGCCAGGAGTTTGTGCCGCGGCCCGGCGGCGGCCGCAAGGTTACGTTTGAGGGCGTCCCCTACGTGTACGACGACGCCATGAAGCGCCTCGCCGGCGAGATCCGGCGGTTCGAGAACCAAACCATCGGATCATCTCTTACATAA